A single Amphiura filiformis chromosome 19, Afil_fr2py, whole genome shotgun sequence DNA region contains:
- the LOC140141632 gene encoding uncharacterized protein, translating to MAECQSRRFPRCCCVCGINIIQTKSYTSLIPRQNIPNNQRDEDRKKKEGIRNDVECLLECIIDTTKFTVICDTCHRRVKRILVKRREAEDDYKRLLKDFRKIAASTEKENDFPGDLPKTPKRAGRGRKRSSHGTPTKTFSPKTAPRVRKRILDSEAGQGGPSASDCLNMPTPPQSTSPPLHHLEGMTPDDEVPCQVLRNSNTLSSSTVLQSPPIPGTGPPLLAAVEVHHTRTGASHKTQAPEEWTPVLEALCFNQAKAVVEAAKLTEIKAAVLSNIMTDIERECTSMCSKESNSLFKLSKAEDLKKFSAVKQEEELTVKAPMLLTFLKTAATNTSISRNKLKTESSLIHGITAAAGTLLYCRSQLMNAHQTITALQLHAGGASNKTMDRLHKRYMCVPAQNVTGLQDQFASTFDKDVREWEATMLHERQLENEYRAVLETADNNEAKRRLDKLNKTRHKGYALVGDNVDIRVHPRYMGIGKQTKDLHMFNMIAVESRINAHHLPNDRPVANFAEFNKRELLPNAQDNAELRQNWIILVGRVLIRHMPCLAEIMKPHIPTIIEHERMEEMKKKNKVVNLGVLMKNESTTEGMKDITATEHTFVPGHSLDDLSLADLIRLLAFGDQKTVERMDKALEDVRNSKTPSKRQEGLMPVFGDFHLLGNYYQAIWKKCFTKSSVGDVGTMSSAKTLLQTKNVPDINPLQDMNASKAFLDKYTDALVLTAASSFFGMDKVTDQPTKNCYNPSIHANHLQYTQSVLGEFVDKYALPSEEDMTSAAVIKCPMCKKQMKEMEPLRKHIKEKHQRDPSIKDSHDAVYAYSCATLSMCMLAKEFDDGRQLGDGPRLLRTLKYMLLYFRSTGKTKYSLQVLRHLAQIKCFLTPQEAEHATWDRFVNCKGRIDSNKEMDRTIEHENRIFKTQARHLHGQVQQRTVDRISKSCQHIDKVLIMQDKATKRRSSSGKRRQPDQDEDVVQLVDHMKQERILKSTVKVVSTKLFLVSLEVMS from the exons ATGGCAGAATGTCAGAGCAGACGTTTTCCACGATGTTGCTGTGTCTGTGGAATTAACATCATTCAGACCAAATCATACACCAGTCTGATACCGCGCCAAAATATTCCAAATAATCAGCGTGATGAAGATCGAAAGAAGAAAGAGGGTATCCGTAATGACGTGGAATGTTTGCTGGAATGCATCATTGATACAACGAAATTTACAGTCATTTGCGATACATGCCATCGTCGAGTTAAGCGGATATTGGTTAAGAGAAGAGAGGCTGAAGATGATTACAAGCGGCTTCTGAAAGACTTCCGCAAGATTGCTGCTTCCACAGAAAAGGAGAATGACTTTCCCGGTGACTTACCGAAGACCCCAAAGAGAGCTGGTAGAGGCAGGAAAAGATCCTCTCATGGAACGCCAACAAAAACTTTTTCGCCCAAAACGGCTCCTCGTGTAAGAAAACGAATACTCGATTCCGAGGCAGGACAGGGGGGTCCATCGGCGTCGGATTGTTTAAATATGCCTACACCACCGCAATCCACATCACCGCCCTTGCATCATTTAGAAGGGATGACACCTGATGATGAA GTACCTTGTCAGGTCTTGCGGAACTCCAACACTCTTTCATCATCCACCGTGCTCCAGTCTCCACCGATTCCAGGGACAGGTCCACCCCTTCTAGCAGCG GTTGAAGTACATCATACACGCACTGGGGCGTCACACAAAACGCAAGCACCGGAAGAATGGACCCCAGTACTTGAAGCCCTCTGTTTCAATCAAGCCAAAGCAGTTGTAGAAGCTGCCAAACTGACGGAAATCAAAGCGGCTGTTCTGTCAAACATAATGACAGACATAGAGAGAGAATGTACGTCCATGTGCTCAAAAGAAAGCAACTCTCTATTCAAGTTATCTAAAGCAGAAGACTTAAAGAAATTTTCTGCCGTAAAACAGGAAGAGGAATTAACTGTGAAAGCTCCAATGTTACTCACATTTCTCAAAACTGCTGCAACAAATACGAGTATATCTAGGAATAAGCTGAAAACAGAATCATCTTTGATCCATGGCATAACTGCTGCAGCTGGGACGCTACTTTATTGTAGGTCGCAACTAATGAACGCACATCAGACCATAACGGCTCTTCAACTGCATGCAGGAGGAGCCTCAAACAAAACAATGGATCGGTTGCATAAAAGGTACATGTGCGTACCCGCACAGAATGTTACTGGTCTTCAGGACCAGTTCGCAAGTACATTCGACAAAGATGTTAGAGAGTGGGAGGCGACAATGCTGCATGAACGTCAACTTGAGAATGAATACAGGGCCGTCTTGGAAACTGCCGACAACAACGAGGCCAAACGTCGGCTGGATAAGCTCAACAAGACAAGACATAAAGGGTACGCTCTTGTTGGCGACAACGTAGACATAAGG GTCCATCCAAGATACATGGGCATTGGGAAACAAACCAAGGACTTACATATGTTCAATATGATAGCTGTTGAAAGTCGAATAAACGCACATCATCTACCAAACGACAGACCAGTGGCAAATTTCGCTGAATTTAATAAGCGGGAACTTCTCCCTAATGCCCAGGACAATGCAGAACTGAGACAGAATTGGATTATCCTCGTAGGACGTGTCCTTATCCGCCATATGCCTTGTTTGGCTGAAATAATGAAACCCCATATACCCACCATCATTGAACATGAGCGCATGGaggagatgaagaagaagaacaaaGTG GTTAACCTTGGCGTGTTGATGAAGAACGAAAGCACCACAGAAGGAATGAAAGACATAACTGCCACCGAGCACACTTTTGTTCCAGGCCACAGCCTAGATGACCTCAGCCTAGCTGACCTCATTAGATTATTGGCGTTCGGGGATCAGAAGACTGTAGAGCGGATGGACAAGGCTCTTGAAGATGTCAGGAATTCGAAGACCCCCAGCAAACGGCAGGAAGGGCTCATGCCAGTGTTTGGAGACTTCCATCTCCTTGGAAATTATTATCAG GCAATTTGGAAGAAGTGCTTTACCAAGAGCTCTGTAGGAGATGTCGGGACAATGTCCTCCGCTAAAACCCTTCTTCAAACTAAGAACGTGCCAGACATAAATCCTCTTCAAGACATGAATGCTAGTAAAGCATTCCTGGACAAATACACTGACGCATTGGTTTTAACAGCAGCATCGTCATTCTTTGGCATGGATAAGGTTACCGACCAACCAACGAAGAATTGTTACAATCCCTCTATCCATGCTAATCACCTTCAATACACACAAAGCGTTCTTGGCGAGTTTGTGGATAAATACGCTCTACCTTCAGAAGAGGATATGACATCAGCGGCTGTCATCAAATGTCCTATGTGCAAGAAGCAGATGAAGGAGATGGAACCTCTTCGGAAGCATATCAAAGAGAAACATCAACGCGATCCATCCATCAAAGATTCACATGATGCTGTGTACGCTTATAGTTGTGCAACACTTAGTATGTGCATGCTGGCCAAGGAGTTTGATGATGGCAGACAACTCGGAGACGGGCCAAGACTGCTCCGAACTTTGAAGTACATGCTTCTGTATTTCCGGTCAACAGGGAAGACTAAATATTCACTGCAAGTTCTACGGCATTTGGCACAGATAAAGTGCTTCCTCACACCGCAAGAAGCAGAACATGCTACCTGGGATCGGTTTGTGAATTGCAAGGGAAGAATAGATTCAAACAAGGAGATGGACAGAACAATAGAGCATGAGAACAGAATCTTCAAGACTCAAGCAAGGCATCTGCATGGGCAAGTGCAGCAGCGGACTGTTGACCGAATAAGTAAATCTTGTCAGCACATTGACAAGGTACTGATCATGCAGGACAAAGCAACCAAACGTAGGTCATCATCGGGAAAGCGAAGACAGCCTGATCAGGATGAAGACGTTGTCCAGTTGGTTGACCACATGAAGCAGGAAAGAATTTTGAAGTCAACAGTCAAGGTCGTTTCCACCAAGCTTTTCCTGGTTTCACTAGAGGTTATGTCATAA